AAGATAGCCTTTTATATAGAATAAAAATAATAATATATCTTTTTATTCTATATTTTATTGATAAAAATCAATATTTTTTGGCTAAATTATGGTACTTATTTTTGTTTAAAAGCTCTCCCATTCATCATCTTTTGATTTTGTAGCTTCTATTTTTTTTGTAATAAACTTTTCAGTTTTTTTAGTTTCACTTTTTATAATAACTTTTTCTTCTCTATTTAAATTTTTTCTACTCTCTTCAACTATTTTATCTTTACCTAAAAATTTTTTTTCTAAAACATCTTCTACAATATGTTTTGAAATATTGTCAGTTTCATTTGCTATATCTTGAGTTTTTGAAGCAATAATTGCATTTTGTTGAGTTTTTTGATCAAGCATTGTAACAGTATCGTTGATTTGAGAAATTCCCGCTTGTTGCTCTTTACTTGCATTTGAAATCTCATTTATCATTTGTGATGATTTCTCAATATTAGTTAAAAGCTCTTCATAATCTTTTATCATTAAATCAGAGATATTTTTTCCTTCTTGTGCTTTTGAAGTTGCCATCTCTACAATATTCTTAATCTCTTTTGCAGCTTCTGCACTTCTTGTTGCTAGATTTCTTACCTCTTGCGCAACAACAGCAAAACCTTTTCCAGCTTCTCCAGCAGTTGCAGCTTCAACAGCAGCATTTAGTGAAAGAATATTTGTTTGGAAAGCAATTTGATCAATTACTGCTATTGCTTCATTTATATTTGTTACTTGATTTGTAATTTCATCCATAGCAACAGCAGTATTTCTTGCCATCTCTTGACCTTTTTTAGCTGAGTTACTTACTTCATTTGAGTAACCTGACATTTGAATAACATTGTTAGAATTGCTTGTAACAGTGCTTGTGATCTCTTCTAGTGCAGCTGCTGTCTCTTCAAGACTTGCAGCAGCTTCATTTGAGCTTTGATTTAGAGTATGTACATTGTCTATTAAAGCTTTTGAAGAGTTTTCAAGTTTTATACCATTTGCTAAACTATCTTTTAGCATTGAAACAACAGCTACTTGAAGTGCATTTATCCCATTTATCATTTTTTCAAGAACTCCACCCTCTTCATCTTCCTCACCAAGTTTTAATACAGGTCGATAATCATAAGCAGAGTAAGAAGCTAAAACTTCATTTATATGCTGGAATCTATCTTTTGTGTGAATAATCATCTCATTTAACTCATTTTTAAACTCTTCAAGAGAAGCATTTGGAGTTGATTTATCTATTGTTTGAGAATACCAACCATTTCGCACTCTCGTCATAACTTTTTTTGCTTCATCTATTAGTTCATTATCTTTTTCTATAGTATCTTGAACTATATCTATATTTTCATTGATAAGTTTAGCCATATCACCAAACTCATCTTTAGAACTAGCATCAAGTATTGTTATATCATCTGATTTTCTATTTAAGAAATTAAAGAAGCTCAAAAGCCCATCTTTGAAGTTTTTTAAAGAACCAGCTATGCTATTTGAAATCATTATAGATATAAAAATAAAAATTCCTATAGCAAAAACTGCAACTAGAGATAGATTTGTTGTAAGTTTAATAATAGCATCATCTCTTATATCTGCATTTCTACTATTCATCTGCTCATAGTTTTTTTCAATATTTTGAGCTATTTTAATCATATTTTTCATAGTTTCACTAAACTCTGCTCTTGTCTCTTCTTTGTTTGTTGCAAAAGAGTGTTTAGCAAGAACTTCAACACCTGCTAAATAATCTTTTATATCTTTTACTACAACATCACACAAATCTTTATTCTCTTTTGATACAAAAAGCTCTTTTAGTGTAAGTGTTTCATCAATAAGCTTTGACCACTGTTTATCTATTGCATCTTTTGCACTTGGTGTTGGAATTAACATAAATTGGTAGATAGTGATTCTAGCTTTTAGAAGTTCATCAATTAAAAGAGTAGTTTGTGAAGATATTTTAATTCTATCTTGTACAAAACTAATAGATGAGCTATATATAATTGCTGTTACTATTGTAGCTATTATAAAAATAGCTGGAAACAAAGCTAATTTCGTTTTTGTTGATAAGTTTTTAAACATAAAATTCCCTTATAAATAATTAATTTTGGAATTTTATCTATATTTGTTTATAAATTTGCTTTAATTTATTTATCTATATGTAAGTTTTTACCAACCAAATAACCACTAGCCCATGCAAAGTGAAGATTGTATCCGCCTCTATTTCCAACTATGTCCAAAACCTCTCCAGCAAAAAATAGATTTTTTATTAATTTACTCTCAAAAGTTTTATTATCTACTTCACAAGTTCGCACTCCTCCACCACTTGCTTCCGCATGAGAAAATCCTTGAGTATCTACTATTTTTAATCTCCATGAGTTTAGCTGATGAGCAAGTGATTTTATCTGTTTTGTATTTATATCATCTGCTTTTGTGTTTATATCAATTTTACAAATCTCTAAAAGTATTGGAGCTATTTTATTTGATATAAGTCCAGTTAAAATATCAACTGCTTTTTGTTTTGGTAAATTCTTAAACAAAGTTTGTATTTGATTTGCTAAATCATTTATAGAAGTTTTAGGAAAAAAATTAACTCTAAGTTCAACATCATAAAATTGAGTCAAAGCCAAAACAGCTCTTTGAGATATATCTAAAATAGCAAATCCTGATACTCCATAAGCTGTAAAAAGTACATCTCCTAAAATCTCTTGTTCAAAACTTCCATTTATATATAATCCTACACTACACTCTTTTTTAACTCCTTGAAGTTTTCCTTTGTATGTCTCTTTTGTTTGAAGTCCAACAAGGCTTGGATATGTAGGATTATAAGTGTGTCCAAAACTTGATGCAATTTCAAGACCAATTTCAGTTGCATTTAGTTGAGGAGCAGCAGCTAATCCACTTGAGATTAAAACTTTATCATAGGATTTAAACTCTTTATCATTTGCATAAATTATAA
Above is a genomic segment from Aliarcobacter cryaerophilus containing:
- a CDS encoding methyl-accepting chemotaxis protein codes for the protein MFKNLSTKTKLALFPAIFIIATIVTAIIYSSSISFVQDRIKISSQTTLLIDELLKARITIYQFMLIPTPSAKDAIDKQWSKLIDETLTLKELFVSKENKDLCDVVVKDIKDYLAGVEVLAKHSFATNKEETRAEFSETMKNMIKIAQNIEKNYEQMNSRNADIRDDAIIKLTTNLSLVAVFAIGIFIFISIMISNSIAGSLKNFKDGLLSFFNFLNRKSDDITILDASSKDEFGDMAKLINENIDIVQDTIEKDNELIDEAKKVMTRVRNGWYSQTIDKSTPNASLEEFKNELNEMIIHTKDRFQHINEVLASYSAYDYRPVLKLGEEDEEGGVLEKMINGINALQVAVVSMLKDSLANGIKLENSSKALIDNVHTLNQSSNEAAASLEETAAALEEITSTVTSNSNNVIQMSGYSNEVSNSAKKGQEMARNTAVAMDEITNQVTNINEAIAVIDQIAFQTNILSLNAAVEAATAGEAGKGFAVVAQEVRNLATRSAEAAKEIKNIVEMATSKAQEGKNISDLMIKDYEELLTNIEKSSQMINEISNASKEQQAGISQINDTVTMLDQKTQQNAIIASKTQDIANETDNISKHIVEDVLEKKFLGKDKIVEESRKNLNREEKVIIKSETKKTEKFITKKIEATKSKDDEWESF
- a CDS encoding NAD(P)/FAD-dependent oxidoreductase codes for the protein MKIAIIGGGASGIIAAITAKRLNKNIEIDIFDANKSIGKKILASGNGRCNISNTSISSKNYLGESPTFVDFALKEFDFKAFLKFCKTIGLLLDIKENGKVYPLSNEAKSVTNLFSLTLEELNVNIFCEHFVQKVEKKDDKFIIYANDKEFKSYDKVLISSGLAAAPQLNATEIGLEIASSFGHTYNPTYPSLVGLQTKETYKGKLQGVKKECSVGLYINGSFEQEILGDVLFTAYGVSGFAILDISQRAVLALTQFYDVELRVNFFPKTSINDLANQIQTLFKNLPKQKAVDILTGLISNKIAPILLEICKIDINTKADDINTKQIKSLAHQLNSWRLKIVDTQGFSHAEASGGGVRTCEVDNKTFESKLIKNLFFAGEVLDIVGNRGGYNLHFAWASGYLVGKNLHIDK